From the genome of Verrucomicrobiia bacterium, one region includes:
- the xylA gene encoding xylose isomerase translates to MPAAFPKIPKIKYEGPKSKNPLAFKHYNANAVVAGKTMREHLRFAVAYWHTFRGTGSDPFGAGTMQRPWDDGSNSVANAENRARVAFEFFEKLGAPFYCFHDRDLAPEGDSLRASNKNLDAVARVLKAEQKRTGVKLLWGTANLFSNPRFMHGAGTSCNADAFAFAAAQIKKALEITHELKGSGYTFWGGREGYMTLLNTDLKREQDHLARLLHLAVDYKKQIGFKGQFYIEPKPKEPTKHQYDSDAAACLNFLRAYGLLPHFKLNVETNHATLAGHTMQHELEVAGAAGALGSIDANTGDELLGWDTDQFPTSIYLTTYTMLSVLKYGGFKTGGVNFDAKVRRESFEPVDLFHAHIGGMDAFARGLKIAVAIRQDGRLDKFVRQRYASWDSGIGAKIEKGKVGFKELEAYMLEKGEISANASGRQEYLENLINEFI, encoded by the coding sequence ATGCCCGCAGCATTTCCAAAAATCCCCAAGATCAAATACGAAGGTCCAAAGTCCAAGAACCCGCTCGCGTTCAAGCACTACAATGCCAATGCGGTGGTGGCCGGCAAAACGATGCGCGAACACCTGCGCTTTGCCGTGGCGTATTGGCATACGTTCCGGGGCACGGGCAGCGATCCATTCGGGGCCGGTACCATGCAGCGCCCCTGGGATGACGGTTCCAATTCGGTTGCCAACGCCGAAAATCGCGCGCGGGTGGCGTTTGAATTTTTTGAAAAACTCGGCGCGCCGTTTTATTGCTTCCACGACCGCGATCTGGCGCCGGAGGGCGACAGTTTGCGCGCCAGCAACAAAAATTTGGATGCCGTGGCCCGGGTGTTGAAGGCCGAACAGAAGCGGACCGGGGTCAAGTTGCTGTGGGGGACGGCCAATCTATTTTCCAATCCGCGCTTCATGCACGGGGCCGGCACGAGTTGTAACGCGGATGCTTTTGCGTTCGCGGCGGCCCAGATCAAAAAGGCGCTGGAGATCACGCATGAATTGAAGGGCAGCGGTTACACTTTTTGGGGCGGGCGCGAAGGCTACATGACGTTGCTCAACACGGACCTTAAACGCGAGCAGGATCACTTGGCCAGATTGCTGCACCTCGCGGTGGACTATAAAAAGCAGATCGGTTTCAAGGGACAATTTTATATCGAACCCAAACCGAAAGAGCCGACCAAGCATCAGTACGATTCGGATGCGGCGGCGTGCTTGAATTTTCTGCGCGCCTACGGACTGTTACCGCATTTCAAACTGAATGTGGAAACCAACCACGCCACGCTGGCCGGACACACCATGCAGCACGAGTTGGAAGTCGCCGGCGCGGCGGGCGCGTTAGGGTCCATTGATGCGAACACGGGCGATGAATTGCTCGGCTGGGACACGGATCAGTTTCCGACCAGCATTTATCTCACGACCTACACCATGCTGAGCGTGTTGAAATATGGTGGATTCAAAACCGGGGGGGTCAATTTCGACGCCAAGGTGCGACGTGAAAGTTTCGAACCGGTGGATTTGTTCCACGCCCACATCGGCGGCATGGACGCGTTTGCGCGCGGCCTCAAAATCGCCGTCGCAATTCGCCAGGATGGACGCTTGGACAAATTTGTGCGGCAGCGCTACGCCTCGTGGGACTCGGGCATCGGCGCCAAGATCGAAAAGGGCAAAGTCGGCTTCAAGGAACTGGAAGCGTACATGCTCGAAAAAGGCGAAATCAGCGCCAACGCCAGCGGCCGCCAGGAGTATCTGGAAAACTTGATCAACGAGTTCATCTGA